The Verrucomicrobiia bacterium genome window below encodes:
- a CDS encoding O-antigen ligase family protein: MWRHYPWLTALFLAPLLFGSVTAEGQAAVGLLLGLSVLLLVEELGRGEERWLPRGWGWLAVAGLALYLIPLPAALVQYLSPARAALAQQFPVASGSPERWMTLTLSPAGTVQRYWELLQAVVIFWLARQGAHRRGFPMVLVRFVLAALFLLVLSEAWLRWVDASRLLGIWENRYQYAAGTFANRNHFANWVYMGVLLVLGWGMRTVSPLHRACSEWRPRPRRRWPTLVLLVVVVVPALVAAVACGSRAGGLAFGAGLLTWLVYLARRSKNRTRLLVCTGAVVLVLLIMLAASGLVLDRLEGGAKDLSFKRAIWKDAMEMTLKFPWFGVGPGAFATAFNHFKTFGGDKTFWHAENDLVQWVAETGVAGLVWGLLLVGILLAKGAREALRRKVTEPEILIGALAALLAFLVHAQFEFVGQTQANLLLAAALLGLVVGMLEEPHRPEVPPALPRSRVVVHCALGGAVVMAAVAQGWSFWRWQTRLDHPAPEGQAAAIGQSLRLWPWASERRVACLRARVLALQREPRAEQIRQAAHLREEFLRALRLDPYQWELRLELAWLELAFSESSAAGREAAWGVMRLNPLQPRLGLRFARHFAVREPHVALEFLQAAPLERPEDLREALEIAWQAEPQPATLWSLTPDTPAALMTLADFALHRGLGGLAREACRQATNRVLGVEVATRFLRAGDVSSATNALGREINLPAGQWVLLQALMAGRQFNEAYRLAERLCRVHWPPGTLDKPLNSGFAEAGVEQWRARWTQTPTDTNVVLALAEAMYHLPAAQRDLAFLRQAAAPAASPPRLVYLLAQTEWDLGQEEAAARRMMALAERALQPVLRGGP, encoded by the coding sequence ATGTGGCGGCATTATCCATGGTTGACGGCGCTATTTTTGGCGCCGCTGTTGTTTGGGTCGGTGACGGCCGAAGGACAGGCGGCGGTGGGCCTGCTGTTGGGGCTGAGTGTTTTGCTGCTGGTGGAGGAGCTGGGGCGCGGGGAGGAACGGTGGCTGCCGCGCGGCTGGGGCTGGCTGGCGGTGGCGGGGCTGGCGCTCTATTTGATTCCGCTGCCTGCAGCGCTGGTGCAGTACCTGAGTCCGGCGCGGGCGGCCCTGGCGCAGCAATTTCCGGTGGCATCCGGATCGCCTGAGCGGTGGATGACGCTGACATTGTCGCCGGCGGGCACGGTGCAGCGATATTGGGAATTGCTGCAGGCGGTGGTGATTTTCTGGCTGGCGCGGCAGGGGGCGCATCGGCGCGGTTTTCCAATGGTCCTGGTGCGGTTTGTGCTGGCGGCGCTGTTTTTGTTGGTGTTGTCCGAGGCGTGGCTGCGGTGGGTGGACGCGAGCCGGCTGTTGGGGATATGGGAGAATCGTTATCAATATGCGGCCGGGACGTTTGCCAACCGCAATCACTTTGCCAACTGGGTGTACATGGGGGTGTTGCTGGTTTTGGGATGGGGGATGCGGACGGTGTCGCCCTTACACCGGGCGTGCTCCGAGTGGCGGCCCCGGCCGCGCCGGCGCTGGCCCACGCTGGTTTTGCTGGTGGTGGTGGTGGTGCCGGCCCTGGTGGCGGCGGTGGCGTGCGGCTCGCGGGCGGGGGGGCTGGCGTTTGGGGCCGGATTGCTGACGTGGCTGGTGTATCTGGCGCGGCGCTCGAAAAACCGCACGCGGCTGCTGGTGTGCACGGGCGCGGTGGTGCTGGTGCTGTTGATCATGCTGGCCGCCAGCGGGCTGGTGCTGGACCGATTAGAGGGAGGGGCCAAGGATTTGTCCTTCAAACGGGCGATTTGGAAAGATGCGATGGAGATGACGCTGAAGTTTCCGTGGTTTGGGGTGGGGCCGGGCGCGTTTGCGACGGCGTTCAATCACTTTAAGACGTTTGGCGGGGATAAAACCTTCTGGCATGCCGAAAATGATCTGGTGCAGTGGGTGGCGGAGACGGGGGTGGCCGGGCTGGTTTGGGGTTTGCTGTTGGTGGGGATTTTGCTGGCCAAGGGGGCGCGGGAGGCTCTGCGGCGCAAGGTGACGGAGCCGGAAATATTGATTGGCGCGCTGGCGGCGTTGCTGGCCTTTCTGGTGCATGCGCAATTTGAGTTTGTGGGGCAGACGCAGGCCAATCTCCTGCTGGCGGCGGCCTTGTTGGGCCTGGTGGTGGGCATGTTGGAGGAGCCGCATCGTCCCGAAGTGCCGCCCGCACTGCCGCGGAGCCGGGTGGTGGTTCACTGTGCCCTGGGGGGGGCGGTGGTAATGGCGGCGGTGGCGCAGGGATGGAGTTTCTGGCGGTGGCAGACGCGGCTGGATCACCCTGCGCCGGAGGGGCAGGCTGCGGCCATTGGGCAATCGCTGCGGCTCTGGCCATGGGCCAGCGAGAGGCGTGTGGCCTGCCTGCGGGCACGGGTGCTGGCCCTGCAACGGGAGCCAAGGGCGGAGCAAATCCGGCAGGCGGCGCATTTGCGGGAGGAATTTTTGCGCGCTTTGCGACTGGACCCTTATCAGTGGGAACTGCGGCTGGAACTGGCATGGCTGGAGCTGGCTTTTTCGGAGTCGTCCGCCGCCGGCAGGGAGGCGGCGTGGGGGGTGATGCGGTTGAATCCCCTGCAGCCGCGGCTGGGGTTGCGGTTTGCCCGGCATTTTGCCGTGCGTGAGCCGCACGTGGCGCTGGAGTTTTTGCAGGCGGCGCCGTTGGAGCGGCCGGAGGATTTGCGGGAGGCGCTGGAGATTGCGTGGCAGGCGGAGCCGCAGCCGGCGACGCTGTGGTCGCTGACGCCGGACACGCCTGCGGCGCTGATGACCCTGGCGGATTTTGCGCTGCATCGGGGGTTGGGTGGGCTGGCCCGGGAAGCCTGCCGCCAGGCCACCAACCGGGTGTTGGGGGTGGAGGTGGCCACGCGATTTTTGCGGGCGGGGGATGTGAGTTCAGCCACCAATGCCCTGGGCCGAGAAATCAATCTGCCCGCGGGCCAGTGGGTGTTGCTGCAGGCGTTGATGGCCGGGCGCCAGTTCAATGAGGCCTACCGGCTGGCCGAGCGGTTGTGCCGGGTGCATTGGCCGCCCGGCACGCTGGACAAGCCGCTGAATTCCGGCTTTGCCGAGGCCGGCGTGGAGCAGTGGCGGGCGCGCTGGACGCAAACCCCCACGGACACCAACGTGGTGCTGGCGCTGGCGGAGGCCATGTATCATCTGCCCGCGGCGCAGAGGGATCTGGCTTTCCTGCGCCAGGCGGCCGCCCCGGCTGCCAGCCCGCCCCGGCTGGTTTATCTGCTGGCGCAGACGGAATGGGATTTGGGGCAGGAGGAAGCGGCGGCGCGCCGAATGATGGCGCTGGCCGAGCGCGCCCTGCAACCGGTCCTCAGAGGGGGGCCGTGA
- a CDS encoding DR2241 family protein, translating to MGERIIVAQLSIERQGEAGYLLRHVEDVGGVEGLELIGVDELQSRTQYNSLGMFRPLHSAPDLCRGWYCRVGTPAELEQALEAVYPGFLADWHAVRTGPPPVTDYYAFTQRQSGMYRLTAKATPEQAAAMVQSCCAPRFCLKQRYWGVPGLAVDRPEDKSLIPCLEPCALLLEFARKRMRISQETPVTLALAPTEIRGLLAAVERLLNQPNPELRVADFSAPANPRHVQFLQQKLMAALPQGSPGGASAAAQEEE from the coding sequence ATGGGTGAGCGCATAATTGTGGCCCAACTCAGCATCGAGCGCCAGGGCGAGGCCGGTTATTTGTTGCGGCATGTGGAGGATGTTGGGGGGGTGGAGGGGCTGGAGTTGATAGGGGTGGATGAACTTCAGAGCCGGACACAATACAACAGTCTGGGCATGTTTCGGCCCCTGCATTCAGCGCCGGATTTATGCCGCGGGTGGTATTGCCGGGTGGGCACTCCGGCCGAGCTGGAGCAGGCCCTGGAGGCGGTGTATCCGGGTTTTTTGGCGGATTGGCATGCGGTGCGTACCGGGCCGCCGCCGGTGACTGACTATTATGCCTTCACGCAGCGGCAAAGCGGGATGTATCGGCTGACGGCCAAGGCCACGCCGGAGCAGGCGGCGGCCATGGTGCAGTCGTGTTGTGCGCCGCGCTTTTGTTTGAAACAACGTTATTGGGGTGTGCCGGGGCTGGCGGTGGACCGGCCGGAAGACAAAAGCCTGATCCCCTGTCTGGAGCCATGCGCGCTGTTATTGGAATTTGCGCGCAAGCGGATGCGAATTTCCCAGGAAACCCCCGTGACGCTGGCGCTGGCCCCCACGGAAATCCGGGGTTTGCTGGCCGCGGTGGAGCGTTTGCTCAACCAACCTAATCCTGAATTGCGGGTGGCGGATTTTAGTGCTCCGGCCAATCCGCGGCATGTGCAGTTTTTACAGCAAAAATTAATGGCGGCTTTGCCGCAAGGTTCCCCGGGTGGGGCATCGGCAGCAGCGCAGGAAGAGGAGTGA
- a CDS encoding polysaccharide biosynthesis tyrosine autokinase has product MLPGLKRRGINFADIVLYVAIALKHWRLMVLLMFFALTLGLTFFVYVKPVYMAKSLIRYHALERPVDAEKVFRDSSERELISRLTADHIIRRTARRLGLPDNPKILYAEHLRAVQVRFNSERNLEVTVLAYQGDLVRKWTEVMLEEFLKDREEKRVEMREKIISSYTEELKEVSRRMEEALMSTHQVESGRKTELQTKLALLQEVPKQLVEVSERLEVLERVRKTLDDESMDVVSRLSLLSAILKNSTIRPGDLVPGAEGANKAPVVVVPSSVTSPTQMRWEDLQREHEKLQLAVNELGKKYLPGHPKMAEALKKLEEINRALEAELRAAQQTYHLEYVSLSQKKAELQARLPEYEKALLEQKMFMQELERKGAGNLGFAAMYKEMATRLSMIDFGADKERSHLQFMGHIELRDEIPVSPNRLKLVIYSLGLGLFLALGIPFLIEFLDHTVSNVEEMEQNHRLRGLGIVPRLDPSQLPGSPVAGGHVDRQIVENFRVIRTNLLSMGAVTRDPQAIVIASAMPEEGKTVVSYNLARSFAQMGEKTLLIDADLRRGRLHRLFGQRSAPGLSNILMQHANWRDVVRPTDHEHLTLLACGKHLEGATELVGSPAFEKLLTELRQEYRRIIIDTPPILGLSETAMLQRLVDGVVLVVWCGRTPARYVKSAVEILQANHANFYGFVLNRLDLSVTSNYYNYYNYYYYSYHYYKSYKAVEAQPPAESNPTPAEKSTS; this is encoded by the coding sequence ATGTTACCTGGGTTAAAGCGGCGCGGCATCAATTTCGCCGACATTGTGCTCTACGTGGCGATTGCCTTGAAGCACTGGCGGCTCATGGTGCTGCTCATGTTTTTTGCACTGACTCTCGGTTTGACGTTCTTCGTGTATGTCAAACCGGTGTACATGGCCAAATCACTCATTCGCTACCACGCCCTGGAGCGCCCTGTGGACGCGGAAAAGGTGTTCCGCGACAGCAGCGAACGCGAACTCATCAGCCGGCTCACCGCCGATCACATCATCCGGCGCACCGCCCGCCGCCTCGGTTTGCCGGACAATCCCAAAATCCTGTATGCCGAGCACCTGCGGGCTGTGCAGGTCCGCTTCAATTCCGAGCGCAACCTCGAAGTCACCGTCCTCGCCTATCAGGGCGACCTCGTCCGCAAATGGACGGAGGTCATGTTGGAGGAGTTTTTGAAAGACCGCGAAGAAAAGCGCGTGGAAATGCGGGAAAAGATCATCTCCTCCTACACCGAAGAGCTGAAGGAAGTCTCCCGCCGCATGGAAGAAGCGCTCATGTCCACCCATCAGGTGGAAAGCGGACGCAAAACCGAGCTGCAAACCAAGCTGGCCCTGCTCCAGGAGGTGCCCAAGCAGTTGGTGGAAGTCTCCGAACGCCTCGAAGTGCTGGAGCGCGTCAGAAAAACCCTCGACGATGAAAGCATGGACGTCGTCTCGCGCCTGTCGCTGCTTTCCGCCATCCTGAAAAACTCCACCATCCGGCCGGGGGACCTCGTGCCGGGCGCCGAAGGCGCCAACAAGGCGCCCGTGGTGGTGGTGCCCTCCAGCGTCACCTCCCCCACCCAGATGCGCTGGGAGGATTTGCAACGGGAGCACGAAAAACTGCAGCTCGCGGTCAACGAGCTGGGCAAAAAATACCTCCCCGGCCACCCCAAAATGGCGGAGGCGCTCAAAAAACTTGAGGAAATCAACCGGGCGCTGGAAGCGGAACTGCGCGCCGCGCAACAGACTTATCACCTCGAATACGTCAGCCTGAGCCAGAAAAAGGCCGAGCTGCAGGCGCGCCTGCCGGAATACGAAAAAGCCCTGCTCGAGCAAAAGATGTTCATGCAGGAATTGGAGCGCAAAGGCGCCGGCAACCTCGGCTTCGCCGCCATGTACAAGGAAATGGCCACCCGCCTGAGCATGATTGACTTCGGCGCCGACAAGGAGCGCTCGCATTTGCAATTCATGGGGCACATCGAACTGCGTGATGAAATCCCCGTTTCCCCCAACCGCTTGAAGCTGGTGATCTACTCTCTCGGCCTGGGATTGTTTCTGGCCCTGGGCATCCCCTTCCTCATTGAATTCCTCGATCACACCGTCAGCAACGTCGAGGAAATGGAGCAAAATCACCGCCTGCGCGGCCTGGGCATTGTGCCCCGCCTCGACCCTAGCCAGTTGCCCGGCAGTCCTGTGGCCGGCGGGCATGTGGACCGGCAGATTGTCGAAAACTTCCGGGTCATCCGCACCAACCTGCTCTCCATGGGCGCGGTGACCCGCGACCCACAGGCCATCGTCATCGCCAGCGCCATGCCGGAGGAGGGCAAAACGGTGGTCAGCTACAACCTGGCCCGCTCCTTCGCGCAAATGGGGGAGAAAACACTCCTGATTGACGCTGACCTGCGCCGCGGACGCCTCCACCGGCTCTTTGGCCAGCGCAGTGCGCCCGGCCTGAGCAACATCCTGATGCAACATGCCAACTGGCGCGACGTTGTGCGCCCTACCGATCACGAGCACCTGACCCTCCTGGCCTGCGGCAAACATCTGGAGGGCGCCACCGAACTGGTCGGCTCGCCCGCCTTTGAGAAATTGCTCACCGAACTTCGCCAGGAATACCGCCGCATCATCATTGACACCCCGCCCATCCTCGGGCTGTCGGAAACCGCCATGCTGCAACGCCTGGTGGACGGCGTGGTGCTGGTGGTCTGGTGCGGACGCACCCCCGCCCGCTATGTCAAATCCGCCGTGGAAATCCTGCAGGCCAATCACGCCAATTTCTACGGCTTTGTGTTGAACCGGCTGGACCTGTCGGTGACCTCCAACTACTACAATTATTACAACTACTATTATTACTCGTACCACTACTATAAGAGCTACAAGGCCGTCGAGGCCCAGCCGCCCGCCGAATCCAATCCCACCCCCGCCGAAAAAAGCACCTCCTAA
- a CDS encoding HAD family phosphatase — translation MPSWAAIFDWDGVIVDSSRQHERAWVRLAQEKGLPLPEGFFRRSFGMKNDRVITELLGWTQDAAKVAEWSWQKEEYFRDLLRAEGIELLPGVQAWLETLKKAGVPCAIGSSTPRENLDLCLERLGAAHYFQAIVAAEDVRRGKPEPEVFLTAAQRLGVPPARCVVFEDAHVGLAAARAAGMKVVGLATTHPAESLREADMVLPSLVGLTLAEVEALVREAG, via the coding sequence ATGCCGTCATGGGCTGCCATTTTTGATTGGGACGGGGTGATTGTGGATTCCTCCCGTCAGCACGAGCGCGCGTGGGTCCGCCTGGCGCAGGAAAAGGGCCTGCCATTGCCTGAAGGATTCTTTCGGCGGAGCTTTGGGATGAAGAATGACCGGGTAATCACCGAGCTGCTGGGGTGGACGCAAGATGCGGCCAAAGTGGCCGAATGGTCGTGGCAGAAGGAGGAGTACTTCCGGGATTTATTGCGGGCGGAGGGGATTGAATTATTGCCGGGTGTGCAGGCATGGCTGGAGACACTGAAAAAGGCCGGAGTGCCGTGTGCGATTGGCTCCTCCACGCCGCGGGAGAATCTTGATCTGTGCCTGGAGCGGCTGGGCGCGGCCCATTATTTTCAGGCCATTGTGGCGGCGGAGGACGTGCGGCGGGGCAAGCCGGAGCCGGAAGTTTTCCTGACTGCGGCCCAGAGACTGGGCGTGCCGCCGGCGCGGTGCGTGGTTTTTGAGGATGCGCATGTGGGTCTGGCTGCCGCCCGGGCGGCGGGGATGAAGGTGGTGGGACTGGCGACCACGCATCCGGCGGAAAGCCTGCGGGAGGCGGACATGGTGCTGCCGTCGCTGGTGGGATTGACGCTGGCCGAGGTGGAGGCGTTGGTGCGGGAAGCGGGCTAG
- a CDS encoding menaquinone biosynthesis decarboxylase, whose product MAYASFRDFLRRLEQAGELVRISAPVATELEITALADQQMKAPGGGKALLFEQPTVNGQVSPFPVAINTLGSWKRMALSLGAESVEAVAAELGSLVKAKPPMNFREALKLLSTALDLRHARPVKVSSGPCKEVKHLFEPAVTAAAAREAGPPPALPPGPVNLPPTAPNPPTLLNLPILKCWPLDGGRFITLPCVVTQDPDTGERNVGMYRIQIYDERTTGMHWQLQKVGARHGRRYYETGTRMPVSIFLGGDPVYAFAATAPLPDGLDELLLAGYLRKKSVELVKCETNDLYVPADADFVIEGYVDPREPLRLEGPFGDHTGFYTLPEPYPVFHVTAVTHRREAVYPATIVGLPPMEDFYMGSASVKLFLPVIKMNFPEIVDIALPAEGVFHNLVLVSIKKTYPMQAYKIMHGLWGMGQMMFTKYMVVVDEDVDVHNTSEVLFRVCANTDPQRDCIFTKGPADVLDHATSVMGVGSKLGIDATRKLPAEGFPRPWPPIIRMDPAVQERARAILRAAGLE is encoded by the coding sequence ATGGCGTACGCCTCATTCCGCGACTTTCTCCGCCGGCTGGAGCAGGCCGGCGAGCTGGTCCGCATCAGCGCGCCGGTGGCGACGGAGCTGGAAATCACCGCGCTGGCGGATCAGCAGATGAAGGCTCCCGGCGGTGGCAAGGCTCTGCTGTTCGAGCAGCCGACGGTCAACGGGCAGGTCTCGCCGTTTCCAGTCGCCATCAACACCCTGGGATCCTGGAAACGCATGGCCTTGAGCCTCGGCGCGGAGTCGGTGGAGGCGGTGGCGGCCGAATTGGGCAGCCTGGTCAAGGCCAAACCGCCGATGAATTTCCGGGAGGCGCTCAAACTCCTGAGCACGGCCCTGGATTTGCGCCATGCGCGGCCGGTGAAGGTTTCCAGCGGCCCCTGCAAAGAGGTGAAGCATTTGTTTGAGCCGGCCGTGACGGCCGCCGCCGCGCGGGAGGCGGGGCCGCCGCCGGCGTTGCCGCCGGGGCCGGTCAATCTTCCGCCCACTGCGCCAAATCCCCCCACGTTGCTCAATCTGCCGATTCTCAAGTGCTGGCCGCTGGACGGGGGTCGGTTCATCACGCTGCCGTGTGTGGTGACGCAGGATCCTGATACGGGCGAGCGGAATGTGGGGATGTATCGCATACAGATTTATGATGAGCGGACCACCGGCATGCATTGGCAGTTGCAGAAGGTGGGGGCGCGGCATGGGCGGCGGTATTATGAGACAGGCACCCGGATGCCGGTGAGCATTTTCCTGGGGGGCGATCCGGTGTATGCCTTTGCCGCCACGGCTCCGCTGCCCGACGGTTTGGATGAACTGTTGCTGGCTGGCTACCTGCGGAAGAAATCGGTGGAGCTGGTGAAGTGCGAGACCAATGATTTGTATGTGCCGGCCGACGCCGACTTTGTCATTGAGGGGTATGTGGATCCCCGGGAGCCGCTGCGCCTGGAGGGCCCCTTCGGGGACCACACGGGGTTTTATACGTTGCCGGAGCCGTATCCGGTGTTTCACGTTACCGCGGTAACGCACCGGCGGGAGGCGGTTTATCCGGCCACCATCGTGGGTCTGCCGCCGATGGAGGATTTCTACATGGGCAGCGCCTCGGTGAAACTGTTTCTGCCGGTGATCAAGATGAATTTTCCTGAAATTGTGGACATTGCCCTGCCGGCCGAAGGGGTTTTTCACAATCTGGTGCTGGTGAGCATCAAGAAAACCTATCCCATGCAGGCTTACAAAATCATGCATGGCCTGTGGGGCATGGGCCAGATGATGTTCACCAAATACATGGTGGTGGTGGACGAGGACGTGGACGTGCACAACACCTCCGAGGTGCTGTTTCGGGTGTGCGCCAACACCGATCCGCAACGGGATTGCATTTTCACCAAAGGGCCGGCGGACGTGCTGGATCACGCCACCAGCGTGATGGGGGTTGGCTCCAAGCTGGGCATTGATGCCACCCGCAAACTGCCTGCCGAGGGTTTTCCGCGTCCCTGGCCGCCGATTATTAGGATGGATCCGGCGGTTCAGGAGCGCGCGCGGGCGATTCTCCGGGCGGCCGGCCTCGAATAA
- the ispG gene encoding (E)-4-hydroxy-3-methylbut-2-enyl-diphosphate synthase: MSYCVSPYFYRRRPTREVVVGDPARGGVIIGGSHPVVKQSMLTCDTMDTEACVRQTLDLVAAGCQLVRITAPTVKDAANLRLIVEKLRAQNCFVPICADIHFKPEAALEAARWVEKIRINPGNFVDKKKFQVREYDDASYFEELDRIEEAFTPLVRLCKELGRALRIGTNHGSLSDRIMNRYGDTPMGMVESALEFARVARRLDFHNFCFSMKASNPKIMIECYRLLVDKLDKLGPDWNYPVHLGVTEAGEGEDGRIKSAIGIGSLLCDGIGDTIRVSLTEDSPYEIPVCADLIAQTPRLTAPLPPVALPEWAFTPLPFDPFNYQRRPTAEAPVGFGLRCGGEQPIRVIVPRRVYNQVLLRLRPQDDVRPEGIYEELPVVEVDPREAINLPDDSRLVTVKDDLPLPPISAFRLLAGKLQESGRRNPILLKDCLTAAADPLPPAQVLLQSATVLGSLLADGIGDAILVRLEPGAGASLRLAYNILQAVGSRSFKTDYVACPSCGRTLFNLQTVTARIKARTEHLKGVKIAIMGCIVNGPGEMADADFGYVGGGPGKVNLYVGKTPVRFNIPEAEAVEQLVALIKEHGKWREPDAA, from the coding sequence ATGAGTTATTGCGTGTCACCTTATTTCTACCGCCGCCGCCCCACCCGTGAAGTGGTGGTGGGCGACCCCGCCCGCGGAGGCGTCATCATCGGCGGCTCCCACCCGGTGGTCAAACAATCCATGCTCACCTGCGACACCATGGATACCGAGGCCTGCGTCCGCCAGACCCTCGACCTCGTCGCCGCCGGCTGTCAACTGGTGCGCATCACCGCCCCCACCGTCAAAGATGCCGCCAACCTGCGCCTCATCGTCGAAAAATTGCGCGCGCAAAACTGCTTCGTCCCCATCTGCGCCGACATCCATTTCAAGCCCGAGGCCGCCCTCGAGGCCGCCCGCTGGGTGGAGAAAATCCGCATCAACCCCGGCAATTTCGTGGACAAGAAAAAGTTCCAGGTCCGCGAGTACGACGACGCCTCCTACTTCGAAGAACTGGACCGCATCGAGGAGGCCTTCACCCCCCTCGTGCGCCTGTGCAAGGAGCTGGGGCGCGCCCTGCGCATCGGCACCAACCACGGATCGCTCAGCGATCGCATCATGAATCGCTACGGCGACACCCCCATGGGCATGGTGGAAAGCGCCCTCGAATTTGCCCGCGTCGCCCGTCGCCTCGATTTCCACAACTTCTGCTTCTCCATGAAGGCCTCCAACCCCAAAATCATGATCGAGTGCTACCGCCTCCTGGTGGACAAGCTCGACAAACTCGGGCCCGACTGGAACTACCCCGTCCACCTGGGCGTCACCGAGGCCGGCGAGGGCGAGGACGGCCGCATCAAAAGCGCCATCGGCATCGGCTCTCTGCTCTGCGACGGCATCGGCGATACCATCCGCGTCTCCCTTACCGAGGATTCTCCCTACGAGATCCCCGTCTGCGCCGACCTCATCGCCCAAACCCCACGGCTTACGGCGCCGTTGCCGCCGGTGGCCCTGCCCGAATGGGCTTTCACCCCCCTGCCCTTTGATCCCTTCAACTACCAGCGCCGCCCCACTGCGGAAGCGCCGGTGGGCTTCGGCCTGCGCTGCGGCGGCGAGCAGCCCATTCGCGTCATCGTCCCCCGGCGGGTCTATAACCAGGTGCTCCTGCGGTTGCGGCCGCAGGACGACGTCCGCCCGGAAGGCATCTACGAAGAATTGCCCGTGGTGGAGGTGGACCCGCGCGAAGCGATCAACCTGCCGGATGACTCCCGGCTGGTGACGGTCAAAGATGACCTGCCCCTCCCGCCCATCAGCGCCTTCCGTTTGCTGGCGGGAAAATTGCAGGAAAGCGGACGGCGCAATCCCATCCTGCTCAAAGATTGCCTGACCGCCGCCGCCGACCCGCTGCCCCCGGCGCAAGTCCTCCTGCAATCCGCCACGGTGCTCGGCAGCCTGCTGGCGGACGGCATCGGGGATGCCATCCTCGTGCGATTGGAACCCGGCGCCGGCGCCTCCCTCCGGCTGGCGTATAACATTCTCCAGGCCGTGGGCAGCCGCTCCTTCAAAACAGATTACGTCGCCTGCCCCTCCTGTGGCCGCACGCTGTTCAACCTGCAAACCGTCACCGCCCGCATCAAAGCCCGCACGGAACATCTCAAGGGCGTCAAAATCGCCATCATGGGCTGTATCGTCAACGGCCCCGGCGAAATGGCCGACGCAGACTTCGGTTACGTCGGCGGCGGTCCCGGCAAGGTCAATTTGTATGTGGGCAAAACCCCCGTGCGCTTCAACATCCCGGAAGCCGAGGCGGTGGAGCAACTGGTGGCCCTGATCAAGGAACACGGCAAGTGGCGCGAGCCGGACGCCGCCTAG
- the rseP gene encoding RIP metalloprotease RseP, with translation MEILKFIVILLEVLVLFNLLIIVHELGHFLAARWRGMVVDRFGVWFGKPLWQRKIGGVTYCLGWIPAGGFVSLPQMAPMEAIEGEVQVDKQNLPQAPVKDRIIVAFAGPLFSFLLAIVFALIVWQVGRPVYESDSSNVIGMVLKDGPAEKAGLQPGDRLVAIDGHPVTRFGGIGTDSIKWRIISSEGETIQVTYERQGQTNTVAIKPEVEKTGFGQRSGLRQIKIVPAYTAIIAEVLPHSPADYAGLRKDDIILEANGQRLIHPSQVSTLIERNGTNAVRLLVKRGAQTNLVAVVPEIPAVAAPEDKRPSLGVYWDSRGLQTIDRPGPVEQIHASVDMMVSTFKALFSRKSGVKAQHLSGPVGILRIYYLLFQSEHGWRLALWFSVIFNVNLALLNLLPVPVLDGGHILLALIEGIRRKAMNLKVLQAVQTACAVLIIGYMLFITFYDVGALSDRGPKEPPTPQFAPKVQIRGQ, from the coding sequence ATGGAAATACTAAAGTTCATAGTCATTTTGCTGGAAGTGCTGGTGCTCTTCAACCTGCTCATCATCGTGCATGAGCTGGGCCACTTCCTGGCGGCACGCTGGCGCGGCATGGTGGTGGACCGCTTTGGCGTGTGGTTCGGCAAGCCCCTCTGGCAGCGCAAAATCGGCGGCGTGACCTACTGCCTCGGCTGGATCCCCGCCGGCGGCTTCGTCTCCCTCCCCCAAATGGCCCCCATGGAGGCCATCGAGGGCGAAGTGCAGGTGGACAAACAAAATCTGCCGCAAGCCCCGGTCAAAGACCGCATCATCGTGGCCTTCGCCGGCCCCCTGTTCAGTTTCCTCCTCGCCATTGTTTTCGCGCTCATCGTCTGGCAGGTGGGCCGGCCCGTGTATGAGTCCGACAGCTCCAACGTCATCGGCATGGTGCTCAAAGACGGCCCGGCCGAAAAAGCCGGCCTGCAACCGGGAGACCGCCTCGTCGCCATTGATGGCCATCCGGTCACCCGTTTCGGCGGCATCGGCACCGACAGCATCAAATGGCGCATCATCTCCTCCGAAGGCGAAACCATCCAGGTAACCTACGAACGCCAAGGCCAGACCAACACCGTCGCCATCAAACCCGAAGTCGAGAAGACCGGCTTCGGCCAGCGCAGCGGCCTGCGCCAGATCAAAATTGTGCCGGCCTACACCGCCATCATCGCTGAAGTCCTGCCCCACAGCCCGGCCGACTACGCCGGCCTGCGCAAAGATGACATCATCCTCGAAGCCAACGGCCAGCGGCTGATCCATCCCAGTCAGGTCAGCACCCTCATCGAGCGCAACGGCACCAACGCCGTCCGCCTCCTGGTCAAACGCGGCGCCCAAACCAATCTGGTGGCCGTCGTGCCGGAAATCCCCGCCGTCGCCGCCCCCGAGGACAAGCGCCCCAGCCTGGGCGTCTATTGGGACAGCCGCGGCCTGCAAACCATTGACCGCCCGGGGCCGGTGGAGCAAATCCACGCCAGCGTGGACATGATGGTCAGCACCTTCAAGGCCCTCTTCTCCCGCAAGTCCGGCGTCAAGGCTCAGCACCTCTCCGGCCCGGTGGGCATCCTGCGCATCTACTACCTCCTCTTTCAAAGCGAGCACGGCTGGCGGCTGGCCCTCTGGTTCAGCGTCATTTTCAATGTCAACCTCGCCCTGCTCAACCTCTTGCCCGTGCCCGTGCTCGACGGCGGCCACATCCTCCTGGCCCTCATCGAGGGCATCCGCCGCAAGGCCATGAACCTCAAGGTGCTCCAGGCCGTCCAAACCGCCTGCGCCGTGCTCATCATCGGTTACATGCTCTTCATCACTTTCTACGATGTCGGCGCGCTCTCCGACCGCGGCCCCAAAGAACCGCCCACACCGCAGTTTGCGCCCAAGGTCCAAATTCGCGGCCAGTGA